One window of the Rosa rugosa chromosome 3, drRosRugo1.1, whole genome shotgun sequence genome contains the following:
- the LOC133735535 gene encoding monooxygenase 2-like — protein MEVVEEIVIVGAGIAGLTTSLGLHRLGIRSLVLETSESLRTTGFAFSTWTNAWKALDAIGIGESLRRQHETLHRNVTYSTVSGLPVFEMSLKDKGKQGDHEVRCVQRKLLLEALANELPSGTIRFSSKVVSIEESGYFKLLHLADGTILKAKVLVGCDGVNSVVAKWLGFKPPAFTGRHGIRGRANYKNSHGFDPNFMQFFGNGVRSGAIPCDDKTVYWFFTWTPTNQEKELEKNPAEMKQFMLSKLGNIPDEIKAVIKNTELDAFVSSPLRFRHPWELLWGNISKGNVCVAGDALHPMTPDLVQGGCSAIEDGVVLARCLGEALLKNSRQEMKGKSEQGNEEYKKIEMGLNKFANERRWRGFDLISTGYMVALMQGSEGKMMSTLNKYLAPILARWLLQKADFDCGKLSSI, from the exons ATGGAAGTAGTAGAAGAAATTGTGATTGTTGGAGCTGGAATTGCTGGCCTTACAACTTCCTTAGGACTTCACAg GCTGGGAATTCGGAGCTTAGTGTTGGAAACATCAGAGAGTTTGAGGACGACTGGATTTGCATTCTCAACATGGACAAATGCCTGGAAGGCCTTGGATGCCATTGGAATTGGGGAATCTCTTCGGAGACAACACGAGACACTTCATAG GAATGTTACTTACTCAACAGTTTCTGGGCTTCCAGTGTTTGAGATGTCACTGAAGGACAAGGGAAAACA AGGAGACCATGAAGTTCGTTGCGTGCAGAGGAAGTTGTTGTTGGAAGCCCTTGCAAATGAACTTCCTAGTGGCACAATCAGGTTCTCCTCCAAGGTGGTTTCCATTGAGGAATCAGGCTACTTTAAGCTGCTGCATCTTGCTGATGGAACCATCCTCAAGGCCAAG GTCTTGGTTGGGTGTGATGGAGTGAACTCTGTGGTGGCGAAATGGCTGGGCTTCAAGCCACCGGCCTTTACAGGGAGACATGGTATAAGAGGTCGTGCGAACTACAAGAACAGTCATGGGTTTGATCCCAACTTCATGCAGTTCTTTGGCAATGGTGTTAGATCTGGTGCCATCCCTTGTGACGATAAAACAGTTTATTGGTTCTTCACTTGGACTCCAACCAACCAAG AGAAAGAGCTAGAGAAGAACCCAGCTGAGATGAAGCAATTTATGTTGAGCAAGCTGGGAAATATACCTGATGAAATAAAAGCTGTAATTAAAAACACTGAATTGGATGCTTTTGTTTCCTCTCCTTTGAGATTTAGGCATCCATGGGAGCTTCTTTGGGGAAATATTAGCAAAGGCAATGTTTGTGTAGCTGGAGATGCGCTCCATCCTATGACCCCGGACCTTG tgcaaGGAGGCTGCTCCGCAATAGAAGACGGTGTTGTGTTGGCAAGATGTCTTGGTGAGGCCTTGCTGAAAAACTCAAGgcaagaaatgaaaggtaaaagTGAACAAGGAAATGAGGAATATAAGAAAATTGAGATGGGGTTGAATAAGTTTGCCAATGAGAGGAGATGGAGAGGCTTTGACCTGATTAGTACAGGTTATATGGTTGCTTTAATGCAAGGGAGTGAAGGTAAAATGATGTCTACCTTGAACAAATATTTGGCTCCAATTCTAGCTAGGTGGCTGCTACAGAAGGCTGATTTTGATTGTGGAAAGCTCAGCAGCATCTGA